The following are from one region of the Escherichia sp. E4742 genome:
- the modC gene encoding molybdenum ABC transporter ATP-binding protein ModC, giving the protein MLELNFSQTLGNHCLTINETLPANGITAIFGVSGAGKTSLINAISGLTRPQKGRIVLNGRVLNDAEKGICLTPEKRRVGYVFQDARLFPHYKVRGNLRYGMSKSMVDQFDKLVALLGIEPLLDRLPGSLSGGEKQRVAIGRALLTAPELLLLDEPLASLDLPRKRELLPYLQRLTREINIPMLYVSHSLDEILHLADKVMVLENGQVKAFGALEEVWGSSVMNPWLPKEQQSSILKVTVLEHHPRYAMTALALGDQHLWVNKLDEPLQAALRIRIQASDVSLVLQPPQQTSIRNVLRAKVVNSYDDNGQVEVELEVGGKTLWARISPWARDELAIKPGLWLYAQIKSVSITA; this is encoded by the coding sequence ATGCTGGAACTGAATTTTTCCCAGACGTTGGGCAACCATTGCCTGACCATTAATGAAACGCTACCCGCCAATGGCATCACTGCTATCTTTGGGGTCTCCGGTGCCGGAAAAACTTCGCTGATTAACGCCATTAGTGGACTGACGCGCCCGCAAAAAGGGCGGATTGTCCTCAATGGTCGGGTACTAAATGATGCCGAAAAAGGGATCTGTCTGACGCCAGAAAAGCGTCGCGTTGGCTATGTGTTTCAGGATGCACGGCTGTTCCCGCATTACAAAGTGCGTGGCAATCTGCGCTACGGCATGTCGAAAAGTATGGTCGATCAGTTCGATAAGCTGGTGGCGCTTTTAGGCATTGAACCGTTGCTTGACCGTTTACCTGGCAGCCTGTCCGGTGGCGAAAAACAACGTGTGGCGATTGGTCGGGCATTGCTGACAGCACCGGAATTGCTGTTACTGGATGAACCACTGGCGTCGCTGGATCTTCCGCGCAAACGCGAGCTATTGCCTTATCTGCAACGGCTGACGCGGGAAATCAACATTCCGATGCTGTATGTCAGTCATTCGCTGGATGAAATCCTCCATCTGGCGGACAAAGTGATGGTATTGGAAAACGGCCAGGTGAAAGCTTTCGGGGCGCTGGAAGAAGTGTGGGGCAGTAGCGTGATGAATCCGTGGCTGCCGAAAGAACAACAAAGCAGCATTCTGAAAGTAACAGTACTGGAACATCATCCGCGTTACGCAATGACCGCGCTGGCGCTGGGCGATCAGCATTTATGGGTTAATAAGCTGGATGAACCGCTGCAAGCCGCGCTACGCATCCGCATCCAGGCTTCCGATGTCTCGCTGGTTTTACAACCTCCGCAGCAAACCAGCATTCGTAACGTGTTGCGCGCAAAAGTTGTTAATAGCTATGACGACAACGGCCAGGTGGAAGTCGAACTGGAAGTTGGTGGTAAAACGCTGTGGGCGCGTATCAGCCCGTGGGCCAGAGATGAACTGGCGATCAAACCTGGCCTGTGGCTATACGCGCAAATTAAAAGTGTGTCGATAACCGCCTGA
- the modF gene encoding molybdate ABC transporter ATP-binding protein ModF: MSSLRILQGTFRLSDTKTLQLPQLTLNAGDSWAFVGSNGSGKSALARALAGELPLLKGERQSQFSHITRLSFEQLQKLVSDEWQRNNTDMLGPGEDDTGRTTAEIIQDEAKDAPRCAQLAQQFGITALLDRRFKYLSTGETRKTLLCQALMSEPDLLILDEPFDGLDVASRQQLAELLASLHQSGITLVLVLNRFDEIPEFVQFAGVLADCTLAETGAKEELLQQTLVAQLAHSEQLEGVQLPEPDEPSARHALPANEPRIVLNNGVVSYNDRPILNNLSWQVNPGEHWQIIGPNGAGKSTLLSLITGDHPQGYSNDLTLFGRRRGSGETIWDIKKHIGYVSSSLHLDYRVSTTVRNVILSGYFDSIGIYQAVSDRQQKLVQQWLDILGIDKRTADAPFHSLSWGQQRLALIVRALVKHPTLLILDEPLQGLDPLNRQLIRRFVDVLISEGETQLLFVSHHAEDAPACITHRLEFVPDGDLYRYALTKIN; this comes from the coding sequence ATGTCATCGTTGCGAATTTTGCAAGGCACGTTTCGTCTTAGCGACACAAAAACGCTGCAATTGCCTCAGCTAACGTTAAACGCGGGCGATAGTTGGGCGTTTGTCGGTTCGAATGGAAGCGGGAAGTCGGCGCTGGCCCGCGCGCTGGCCGGTGAACTTCCGCTTTTGAAAGGTGAACGGCAAAGCCAGTTTTCCCACATCACTCGTCTCTCCTTCGAGCAATTGCAAAAGCTCGTCAGTGACGAATGGCAGCGGAATAACACCGATATGCTCGGCCCTGGCGAAGATGACACCGGGCGCACCACGGCTGAGATCATTCAGGATGAAGCTAAGGATGCACCGCGTTGCGCGCAACTGGCGCAGCAGTTCGGCATTACCGCCCTGCTCGACCGACGTTTTAAATATCTTTCCACTGGCGAGACGCGAAAAACCCTGTTGTGTCAGGCGCTGATGTCGGAGCCTGACTTATTGATTCTTGATGAGCCGTTCGATGGCCTGGATGTTGCCTCACGTCAGCAGCTGGCTGAGCTACTCGCCTCGTTACATCAGTCCGGTATTACTCTGGTACTGGTGCTCAATCGCTTCGATGAGATCCCGGAATTTGTCCAGTTTGCTGGCGTGCTGGCGGATTGCACGTTAGCGGAAACTGGCGCTAAAGAGGAACTGCTCCAGCAAACACTCGTCGCGCAACTGGCGCATAGCGAACAGCTTGAAGGTGTGCAACTGCCGGAGCCGGATGAACCTTCAGCACGTCACGCCTTACCCGCCAACGAACCGCGCATTGTGCTGAACAATGGTGTGGTTTCTTATAACGATCGCCCCATTCTTAATAACCTTAGCTGGCAGGTGAATCCTGGCGAACACTGGCAAATTATCGGGCCAAATGGCGCGGGAAAATCAACATTATTAAGCCTGATTACTGGCGATCATCCGCAAGGTTACAGCAACGATTTGACACTTTTCGGACGACGTCGCGGCAGCGGCGAAACCATCTGGGATATTAAAAAGCATATCGGTTACGTCAGCAGTAGTTTGCATCTGGATTACCGGGTCAGCACTACCGTGCGTAATGTGATCCTTTCTGGCTATTTTGATTCGATTGGCATTTATCAGGCCGTTTCGGATCGCCAGCAAAAACTGGTGCAGCAGTGGCTGGATATTCTCGGCATTGATAAACGCACCGCAGACGCTCCTTTCCATAGTCTTTCTTGGGGGCAACAACGCCTGGCGCTGATCGTCCGCGCGCTGGTGAAACATCCGACGTTGCTTATTCTTGATGAACCATTGCAGGGGCTTGATCCGCTCAATCGCCAGCTTATCCGCCGTTTTGTTGATGTGCTGATTAGCGAAGGTGAAACGCAATTGTTGTTTGTTTCGCACCACGCTGAAGATGCGCCAGCCTGTATTACCCATCGTCTGGAGTTCGTGCCGGACGGTGACCTTTATCGCTATGCGCTGACAAAAATAAACTGA
- the modB gene encoding molybdate ABC transporter permease subunit — translation MILTDPEWQAVLLSLKVSSLAVLFSLPFGIFFAWLLVRCTFPGKALLDSVLHLPLVLPPVVVGYLLLVSMGRRGFIGERLYDWFGITFAFSWRGAVLAAAVMSFPLMVRAIRLALEGVDVKLEQAARTLGAGRWRVFFTITLPLTLPGIIVGTVLAFARSLGEFGATITFVSNIPGETRTIPSAMYTLIQTPGGESGAARLCIISIALAMISLLISEWLARISRERAGR, via the coding sequence ATGATACTGACCGATCCAGAATGGCAGGCGGTTTTATTAAGCCTGAAAGTTTCTTCCCTGGCTGTGCTGTTTAGCCTGCCGTTTGGGATCTTTTTTGCCTGGTTACTGGTGCGTTGCACTTTTCCGGGCAAAGCTCTGCTCGACAGCGTACTGCATCTACCGCTGGTGTTACCGCCCGTGGTTGTCGGCTACTTGCTGTTAGTTTCGATGGGACGGCGCGGATTTATCGGTGAACGTCTGTATGACTGGTTTGGCATTACCTTCGCCTTTAGCTGGCGCGGTGCGGTTCTCGCTGCCGCCGTCATGTCGTTTCCGCTGATGGTGCGAGCAATCCGTCTGGCGCTGGAAGGCGTTGATGTCAAACTGGAACAGGCCGCAAGAACACTCGGGGCTGGGCGCTGGCGCGTTTTCTTTACTATCACGTTACCGCTGACGTTGCCGGGAATTATCGTCGGTACAGTACTGGCTTTCGCCCGTTCGCTCGGTGAATTTGGCGCAACCATCACCTTTGTTTCTAACATTCCAGGTGAAACGCGGACCATTCCTTCTGCCATGTATACCCTGATCCAGACCCCTGGCGGCGAAAGTGGCGCGGCGAGACTGTGCATTATCTCTATTGCGCTGGCGATGATCTCCCTGTTGATTTCAGAATGGCTGGCCAGAATCAGCCGTGAACGGGCGGGGCGCTAA
- the galM gene encoding galactose-1-epimerase, which translates to MLNETPALAPDGQPYRLLTLRNNAGMVVTLMDWGATLLSARIPLSDGSVREALLGCASPECYQDQAAFLGASIGRYANRIANSRYTFDGETVTLLPSQGVNQLHGGPEGFDKRRWQIVNQNDRQVLFALSSDDGDQGFPGNLGATVQYRLTDDNRISITYRATVDKPCPVNMTNHVYFNLDGEQSDVRNHKLQILADEYLPVDEGGIPHDGLKSVAGTSFDFRSAKIIASEFLADDDQRKVKGYDHAFLLQAKGDGKKVAAHVWSADEKLQLKVYTTAPALQFYSGNFLGGTPSRGTEPYADWQGLALESEFLPDSPNHPEWPQPDCFLRPGEEYSSLTEYQFIAE; encoded by the coding sequence GTGCTGAACGAAACTCCCGCACTGGCACCCGATGGTCAGCCGTACCGACTGTTAACTTTGCGTAACAACGCAGGGATGGTAGTCACGCTGATGGACTGGGGTGCGACTTTACTTTCAGCCCGTATTCCGCTTTCCGATGGCAGCGTCCGCGAGGCTCTGCTTGGCTGCGCCAGCCCGGAATGCTATCAGGATCAGGCCGCGTTTCTCGGGGCCTCTATTGGTCGTTATGCCAACCGTATCGCCAATAGTCGTTATACCTTTGACGGTGAAACCGTGACGCTGTTACCAAGTCAGGGCGTCAACCAATTGCACGGCGGCCCGGAAGGGTTCGACAAACGTCGCTGGCAGATTGTGAACCAAAACGATCGTCAGGTGCTGTTTGCCCTGAGTTCAGATGATGGCGATCAGGGCTTCCCGGGTAATCTCGGCGCGACGGTGCAATATCGTCTGACCGACGATAACCGTATCTCCATTACTTATCGCGCCACGGTTGATAAACCTTGTCCGGTGAATATGACTAATCACGTCTATTTCAACCTCGACGGCGAGCAGTCTGACGTGCGCAATCACAAGTTGCAGATTCTGGCGGACGAATACCTGCCGGTTGATGAAGGCGGCATTCCCCACGACGGCCTGAAATCTGTCGCCGGAACGTCTTTTGATTTCCGCAGCGCCAAAATCATCGCCAGTGAGTTTCTTGCCGACGACGATCAGCGCAAAGTGAAAGGTTACGATCACGCGTTCTTGTTGCAGGCCAAAGGTGATGGCAAGAAAGTGGCGGCGCATGTCTGGTCAGCAGATGAAAAATTGCAGCTGAAGGTCTACACCACCGCTCCGGCTCTGCAATTTTACTCCGGCAACTTCCTCGGCGGCACGCCATCAAGAGGAACGGAACCTTACGCCGACTGGCAAGGCCTGGCGCTGGAAAGCGAGTTTCTGCCGGACAGCCCGAACCACCCTGAATGGCCGCAACCGGACTGCTTCCTGCGTCCTGGCGAAGAGTATTCCAGCCTGACGGAATATCAGTTTATTGCTGAGTAA
- the galE gene encoding UDP-glucose 4-epimerase GalE — MRVLVTGGSGYIGSHTCVQLLQNGHDVIILDNLCNSKRSVLPVIERLGGKHPTFVEGDIRNEALMTEILHDHAIDTVIHFAGLKAVGESVQKPLEYYDNNVNGTLRLISAMRAANVKNFIFSSSATVYGDQPKIPYVESFPTGTPQSPYGKSKLMVEQILTDLQKAQPDWSIALLRYFNPVGAHPSGDMGEDPQGIPNNLMPYIAQVAVGRRDSLAIFGNDYPTEDGTGVRDYIHVMDLADGHVVAMEKLANKPGVHIYNLGAGVGSSVLDVVNAFSKACGKPVNYHFAPRREGDLPAYWADASKADRELNWRVTRTLDEMAQDTWHWQSRHPQGYPD; from the coding sequence ATGAGAGTTCTGGTTACCGGTGGTAGCGGTTACATTGGAAGTCATACCTGTGTGCAATTACTGCAAAACGGTCATGATGTCATCATTCTTGATAACCTCTGTAACAGTAAGCGCAGCGTATTGCCTGTTATCGAGCGTTTAGGCGGCAAACATCCAACGTTTGTTGAAGGCGATATCCGTAACGAAGCGTTGATGACCGAGATCCTGCACGATCACGCTATCGACACCGTGATCCACTTCGCCGGGCTGAAAGCCGTTGGCGAATCGGTACAAAAACCGCTGGAATATTACGACAACAACGTCAACGGCACTCTGCGCCTGATTAGCGCCATGCGCGCCGCTAACGTCAAAAACTTTATCTTCAGCTCCTCCGCCACCGTCTATGGCGATCAGCCCAAAATTCCATACGTTGAAAGCTTCCCGACCGGCACACCGCAAAGCCCTTACGGCAAAAGCAAGCTGATGGTGGAACAGATCCTCACCGACCTGCAAAAAGCCCAGCCGGACTGGAGCATTGCCCTGCTGCGCTACTTCAACCCTGTTGGCGCGCACCCGTCGGGCGATATGGGCGAAGATCCGCAAGGCATTCCGAATAACCTGATGCCGTACATTGCCCAGGTTGCCGTAGGCCGTCGCGATTCTCTGGCTATTTTTGGTAACGATTATCCGACCGAAGACGGTACTGGCGTGCGCGATTACATCCACGTAATGGACCTGGCAGACGGCCACGTCGTGGCGATGGAAAAACTGGCGAACAAGCCAGGCGTACACATCTACAACCTCGGCGCAGGCGTAGGTAGCAGCGTGCTGGACGTGGTTAATGCCTTCAGCAAAGCCTGTGGCAAACCGGTTAACTATCATTTTGCACCGCGTCGCGAGGGCGACCTTCCGGCCTACTGGGCGGACGCCAGCAAAGCCGATCGCGAACTGAACTGGCGCGTAACGCGCACACTCGATGAAATGGCGCAGGACACCTGGCACTGGCAGTCACGCCATCCACAGGGATATCCCGATTAA
- the galK gene encoding galactokinase, producing MSLKEKTQSLFAHAFGYPATHTIQAPGRVNLIGEHTDYNDGFVLPCAIDYQTVISCAPRDDRKVRVMAADYENQLDEFSLDAPIVAHENYQWANYVRGVVKHLQLRNNNFGGVDMVISGNVPQGAGLSSSASLEVAVGTVLQQLYHLPLDGAQIALNGQEAENQFVGCNCGIMDQLISALGKKDHALLIDCRSLGTKAVSMPKGVAVVIINSNFKRTLVGSEYNTRREQCETGARFFQQPALRDVTLEEFNTVAHELDPIVAKRVRHILTENARTVEAASALEQGDLKRMGELMAQSHASMRDDFEITVPQIDTLVEIVKAVIGDKGGVRMTGGGFGGCIVALIPEELVPAVQQAVAEQYEAKTGIKETFYVCKPSQGAGQC from the coding sequence ATGAGTCTGAAAGAAAAAACACAATCTCTGTTTGCCCACGCATTTGGCTACCCCGCCACTCACACCATTCAGGCGCCTGGCCGCGTGAATTTGATTGGCGAACACACCGACTACAACGACGGTTTCGTTCTGCCCTGCGCGATTGATTATCAAACCGTCATTAGCTGTGCGCCACGCGATGACCGTAAAGTTCGCGTAATGGCAGCCGATTATGAAAATCAGCTTGACGAGTTTTCCCTTGATGCGCCCATTGTCGCTCATGAAAACTATCAATGGGCTAACTACGTTCGTGGCGTGGTGAAACATCTGCAACTGCGTAACAACAACTTCGGCGGCGTGGACATGGTGATCAGCGGCAACGTGCCGCAGGGTGCCGGGTTAAGTTCTTCCGCTTCACTGGAAGTAGCGGTCGGAACCGTATTGCAGCAGCTTTATCATCTGCCGCTGGACGGCGCACAAATCGCGCTTAATGGTCAGGAAGCCGAAAACCAGTTTGTTGGCTGTAACTGCGGGATCATGGATCAGCTAATTTCCGCGCTCGGCAAGAAAGATCATGCCTTACTGATCGATTGCCGCTCACTGGGGACCAAAGCAGTTTCCATGCCGAAAGGCGTGGCTGTGGTCATCATCAACAGTAACTTCAAACGTACCCTGGTTGGCAGCGAATACAACACCCGTCGTGAACAGTGCGAAACCGGTGCGCGTTTCTTCCAGCAGCCAGCCCTGCGCGATGTCACCCTTGAAGAGTTCAACACTGTTGCGCATGAACTGGATCCGATCGTAGCAAAACGCGTGCGTCATATCCTGACTGAAAACGCCCGCACCGTTGAAGCTGCCAGCGCGCTGGAGCAAGGCGACCTGAAACGTATGGGCGAGTTGATGGCGCAGTCTCATGCCTCTATGCGCGATGATTTCGAAATCACCGTGCCGCAAATTGACACTCTGGTCGAAATCGTAAAAGCTGTGATTGGCGACAAAGGTGGCGTACGCATGACCGGCGGCGGATTTGGCGGCTGTATCGTCGCGCTTATTCCGGAAGAGCTGGTGCCTGCCGTACAGCAAGCTGTCGCTGAACAATATGAAGCAAAAACAGGTATTAAAGAGACTTTTTACGTGTGTAAACCATCACAAGGAGCAGGACAGTGCTGA
- the galT gene encoding galactose-1-phosphate uridylyltransferase, with the protein MTQFNPVDHPHRRYNPLTGQWILVSPHRAKRPWQGAQETPAKQVLPAHDPDCFLCAGNVRVTGDKNPDYTGTYVFTNDFAALMSDTPDAPGSNDPLMRCQSARGTSRVICFSPDHSKTLPELSVAALTEIVKTWQEQTAELGKTYPWVQVFENKGAAMGCSNPHPHGQIWANSFLPNEAEREDRLQKEYFAEQKSPMLVDYVQRELADGSRTVVETEHWLAVVPYWAAWPFETLLLPKAHVLRITDLTDAQRSDLALALKKLTSRYDNLFQCSFPYSMGWHGAPFNGEENQHWQLHAHFYPPLLRSATVRKFMVGYEMLAETQRDLTAEQAAERLRAVSDIHFRESGV; encoded by the coding sequence ATGACGCAATTTAATCCCGTTGATCATCCACATCGCCGCTACAACCCGCTCACCGGGCAATGGATTCTGGTTTCACCGCACCGCGCTAAGCGCCCCTGGCAGGGGGCGCAGGAAACGCCAGCCAAACAGGTGTTGCCTGCGCACGATCCAGATTGCTTTCTCTGCGCAGGTAATGTGCGGGTGACAGGCGATAAAAACCCCGATTACACCGGGACTTACGTTTTTACCAATGACTTTGCGGCGTTGATGTCCGACACGCCAGACGCCCCGGGAAGCAACGATCCGCTGATGCGTTGCCAGAGCGCTCGCGGCACCAGCCGGGTGATCTGTTTTTCACCGGATCACAGTAAAACCCTGCCAGAGTTAAGCGTTGCCGCATTGACGGAAATCGTCAAAACCTGGCAGGAGCAAACCGCAGAACTGGGGAAAACATACCCATGGGTGCAGGTCTTTGAAAACAAAGGCGCGGCGATGGGCTGCTCTAACCCGCATCCGCACGGACAGATTTGGGCAAATAGCTTTCTGCCTAACGAAGCTGAGCGCGAAGACCGCCTGCAAAAAGAATATTTTGCCGAGCAGAAATCGCCAATGCTGGTGGATTATGTTCAGCGCGAGCTGGCAGACGGTAGCCGTACCGTTGTCGAAACCGAACACTGGTTAGCCGTAGTGCCTTACTGGGCTGCCTGGCCGTTCGAAACGCTACTGCTGCCCAAAGCCCACGTTTTACGGATCACCGATTTGACCGACGCCCAGCGCAGCGATCTGGCGCTGGCGTTGAAAAAGCTGACCAGTCGTTATGACAACCTCTTCCAGTGCTCCTTCCCCTACTCTATGGGCTGGCACGGCGCGCCGTTTAATGGCGAAGAGAATCAACACTGGCAGTTGCACGCGCACTTTTATCCGCCTCTGCTGCGCTCCGCCACCGTACGTAAATTTATGGTCGGTTATGAAATGCTGGCAGAAACCCAGCGTGATCTGACGGCAGAACAGGCAGCAGAGCGTTTGCGCGCAGTCAGCGATATCCATTTTCGCGAATCCGGAGTGTAA
- the acrZ gene encoding multidrug efflux pump accessory protein AcrZ — translation MLELLKSLVFAVIMVPVVMAIILGLIYGLGEVFNIFSGVGKKDQPGQNH, via the coding sequence ATGTTAGAGTTATTAAAAAGTCTGGTATTCGCCGTAATCATGGTACCTGTCGTGATGGCCATCATCCTGGGTCTGATTTACGGTCTTGGTGAAGTATTCAACATCTTTTCTGGTGTTGGTAAAAAAGACCAGCCCGGACAAAATCATTGA
- the chbG gene encoding chitin disaccharide deacetylase has translation MQRLLIVNADDFGLSPAINYGIIDAHRCGVVTSTTAMMTADAIEHAVKVSADLPSLAVGLHFVLSYGNPLTVMSSLQRDGKLGKWIWDVARDGLLAQQEVENELEAQYQRFVALFCRKPTHIDSHHHVHFIPQVWPIVSRFAQQKGLPVRFDPEAAAPHDIGRENIISTEGFTAHFYADNVLQAEFLRMLDESAERGEKAFELMCHPGFVDSIVQQSAYCFERLTEHEVLTSEALRWEIAERGYRLGAFRDL, from the coding sequence ATGCAGCGATTATTAATTGTTAATGCTGATGATTTTGGCCTGAGTCCGGCGATTAATTACGGCATCATTGATGCCCACCGCTGTGGCGTGGTGACCTCTACCACCGCAATGATGACGGCAGATGCCATTGAACATGCCGTGAAAGTGTCTGCCGACCTCCCTTCACTGGCGGTAGGGTTGCATTTCGTTTTGAGTTACGGCAACCCCCTGACTGTGATGTCCTCGCTACAGCGAGACGGAAAACTGGGCAAATGGATATGGGATGTCGCCCGTGACGGTTTGCTTGCACAACAGGAAGTGGAAAATGAATTAGAAGCGCAATATCAACGCTTTGTTGCGTTATTTTGTCGTAAACCTACGCATATTGATAGCCATCACCATGTTCATTTTATTCCCCAGGTGTGGCCGATAGTTTCGCGCTTTGCTCAGCAAAAAGGGTTGCCTGTACGCTTCGATCCTGAGGCTGCCGCGCCGCATGATATTGGACGAGAAAATATCATCTCAACAGAGGGTTTTACCGCCCATTTTTATGCTGATAACGTCTTGCAGGCGGAATTTTTGCGGATGCTTGATGAATCGGCTGAGCGAGGAGAGAAAGCCTTTGAACTCATGTGTCATCCTGGTTTTGTCGATAGCATTGTGCAGCAGAGTGCGTACTGTTTTGAAAGACTGACAGAGCACGAGGTGTTGACGTCTGAAGCCTTGCGTTGGGAAATTGCCGAAAGAGGATATCGACTGGGGGCGTTCAGGGATCTTTAA
- the modE gene encoding molybdenum-dependent transcriptional regulator — protein MQAEILLTLKLQQKLFADPRRISLLKHIALSGSISQGAKDAGISYKSAWDAINEMNQLSEHTLVERATGGKGGGGAMLTRYGQRLIQLYDLLAQIQQKAFDVLSDDDALPLNSLLAAISRFSLQTSARNQWFGTITARDHDDVQQHVDVLLADGKTRLKVAITAQSGARLGLDEGKEVLILLKAPWVNITQDDTVAQSADNQLPGIIRHIERGAEQCEVLMALPDGQTLCATVPVNEAASLEQGQNVTAYFNADSVIIATLC, from the coding sequence ATGCAGGCCGAAATCCTTCTCACCCTTAAGCTTCAACAAAAGCTCTTTGCCGACCCACGCCGCATTTCGCTACTAAAACACATTGCGCTTTCCGGTTCCATTAGCCAGGGAGCGAAAGATGCCGGTATCAGCTATAAAAGCGCCTGGGATGCCATTAACGAAATGAATCAGTTAAGCGAACATACGTTGGTTGAGCGCGCAACAGGCGGGAAAGGCGGCGGCGGCGCGATGCTGACTCGCTATGGTCAACGACTGATTCAGCTTTACGATCTGCTCGCCCAGATCCAGCAAAAAGCCTTTGATGTATTAAGTGACGATGACGCCCTGCCGCTGAACAGCCTGCTGGCAGCTATCTCACGTTTTTCACTGCAGACCAGCGCCCGCAACCAGTGGTTCGGCACCATCACCGCCCGCGATCATGATGACGTTCAACAGCATGTTGATGTCTTACTGGCCGATGGTAAAACACGTCTGAAAGTCGCGATTACCGCGCAAAGTGGCGCGCGTCTGGGGCTGGATGAAGGTAAAGAAGTGTTGATTCTGCTGAAAGCGCCGTGGGTGAACATTACCCAGGATGACACCGTAGCCCAGAGTGCCGACAACCAATTGCCGGGCATTATTCGCCATATAGAGCGCGGCGCAGAACAGTGCGAAGTATTAATGGCGCTACCCGACGGGCAAACCCTGTGCGCCACGGTGCCGGTAAATGAAGCGGCTTCTCTTGAGCAAGGACAGAATGTCACGGCCTACTTTAATGCCGACAGCGTGATTATCGCCACACTGTGCTAA
- the modA gene encoding molybdate ABC transporter substrate-binding protein: MARKWLNLFAGAALSLTLAGNALADEGKITVFAAASLTNAMQDIATQYKKEKGVDVVSSFASSSTLARQIEAGAPADLFISADQKWMDYAVDKKAIDTATRQTLLGNSLVVVAPKTSAQQDFTIDSKTNWTSLLNGGRLAVGDPEHVPAGIYAKEALQKLGAWDTLSPKLAPAEDVRGALALVERNEAPLGIVYGSDAVASKGVKVVATFPEDSHKKVEYPIAVVEGHNNATVKAFYDYLKGPQAAEIFKRYGFTTK; encoded by the coding sequence ATGGCTCGTAAATGGTTGAACTTGTTTGCCGGAGCGGCGCTCTCTTTAACTCTTGCAGGCAATGCGCTGGCAGACGAAGGGAAGATTACAGTTTTTGCGGCAGCATCACTGACCAACGCAATGCAGGACATCGCTACGCAGTATAAGAAAGAGAAAGGCGTGGACGTCGTTTCTTCTTTCGCCTCGTCTTCTACCCTGGCTCGTCAGATTGAAGCGGGTGCGCCTGCGGATCTGTTTATTTCTGCCGATCAGAAATGGATGGATTATGCGGTTGATAAAAAAGCGATCGACACCGCCACGCGTCAGACATTGCTCGGCAATAGCCTGGTCGTTGTAGCACCGAAAACCAGTGCACAGCAAGATTTCACCATCGACAGTAAAACCAACTGGACTTCACTGCTGAATGGCGGTCGCCTGGCCGTTGGTGATCCGGAACATGTTCCCGCTGGCATTTATGCGAAAGAAGCACTGCAAAAACTGGGCGCATGGGATACGCTTTCTCCGAAACTGGCTCCGGCGGAAGATGTTCGTGGGGCGCTGGCGCTGGTCGAACGCAATGAAGCGCCGCTGGGCATTGTTTACGGTTCTGACGCGGTTGCCAGCAAAGGGGTAAAAGTGGTCGCCACCTTCCCGGAAGATTCGCATAAAAAAGTGGAATATCCGATTGCCGTCGTGGAAGGGCATAACAACGCGACAGTGAAAGCATTTTACGATTATCTGAAGGGACCGCAGGCTGCGGAAATCTTTAAACGTTACGGATTTACAACTAAGTAA